The Harmonia axyridis chromosome 3, icHarAxyr1.1, whole genome shotgun sequence nucleotide sequence CATTAACCTCCTTGAAACTACCGATATCATCTAAAAATATCGAAGTCTTGATGACATTCTCATAGGTTGTACCTGCAGCTTTCAGGATGTGTCCCAAATTCACCAGAGCCTGCTTGGCTTGTTCACCAACACCTCCTTCCACAAGCTCCATCTTGTTCTTGTCAAGACCCAGAACACCAGAAACGTAGAGGGTGTTGCCGAATTGAACAGCTTGGTTGTAAGGTCCAACAGGTTTGGGCGCACATTGCGTTAAAATAACTTTTCGCACAGTAGGTTCAGAGTTGTTCTTTGATCTGTTTTGGGAGGAAGCCATCAGATTCCTGCAGACTATGTCAAACTTGGCGCCACGGTTGACCGTGTTGTCACAACTGATAGATGTCAGGTTTCGGTGATGTCTATAGAGTTCGATTTTTCTCTTATCAAAAATGCTGCCCTGAATAAAGGCAGTTCCCTTCTTGAGAATTCCAGACAATACTTGTCTACTACACATTTTGTATCACTATGGAATTGGAATGTTTGTCGATCGCTTTCATCATTCTAGGATTTAATCAGTGTTGAAAGGTCAGATATTGAGTCATTATGAATTACTTGATTGGAATAGGGTATTGTAGtcatataaatattgaattaattctGTTGATATGATGCCCGTTTCATTTCTTCATTTGTACAGTACAATAGGCAAGATGACAATTTTTGAAAACTATCTTATAATAACTTCTTTCTGTATCTAATAAAGTTTTAGTAGGCAAAAATGACATTTaagttttcagatttaaaattCGCACAAAAACGTGTGAAAGTGTCATGGCGTACTGCTAGTGATGTTAGCttgaaaatttgaactcgaaattttgaaaaaaccgtaatttctatttcaaaaatcgttatatcccCTAAAATATTAGTCACAgccccctcatataaaaacgttttttatagatctAGTTGCGATCTAgaacatattgaggtttcaagtccgtataTCATGCACCATAcctttcagaaaagtaactTGTTTTGTACCCTAAGATTATAAGTttgagagatacagggtgattgatgaaaattggcctaaattaatatttcaagcaGCTTTTTACAAGAATCAGAATGTGCTGAGGGCTTACAATGAAAGAAAGTTGGACAGAAAGCTTTAAAATCCAAAAACTTATCAGAtaacatcaaatattatcacaaaaggaataaaaacaaGACCGCATTTCAAAAAAGCtacataaaaattctttcgctTGCTACACTTTTCAAAAAAGTGTGCCATTTAACGTGAAAATTGAATGCATTAGactgaattttttgtttcttcatGTCAATAACCATATTTCTTTAGAAcgtgtaaaaaatatagatttcgaagtctaatggaaaaaactcaataatctgaatactgctctgaaaatattgaaattaaattaatcGT carries:
- the LOC123674796 gene encoding 2-iminobutanoate/2-iminopropanoate deaminase; amino-acid sequence: MCSRQVLSGILKKGTAFIQGSIFDKRKIELYRHHRNLTSISCDNTVNRGAKFDIVCRNLMASSQNRSKNNSEPTVRKVILTQCAPKPVGPYNQAVQFGNTLYVSGVLGLDKNKMELVEGGVGEQAKQALVNLGHILKAAGTTYENVIKTSIFLDDIGSFKEVNDVYKDFFQSNPPARSTYQVAALPLGALVEIEVIAGTGEIEQVSCNCGSKM